gagataaaatggatcccatacaagttatcgataacttgtatgggaattttatctcagctaaaatttagcgcgagcagcgtaccaggctttaagcctggtacgctgctcgcgctaaattttagctcccatacaaattatcgaaaatttttagccgagacaaaatggatcccatacaagttatcgataacttgtatgggaattttatctcagctaaattttagcgcgagcagcgtaccaggctttacgctaaatctacttagctaaatctcggattcagggtaggtggaaacgtagtataagaCCTAAACCTCGATTGTACAACACTGCAAATGAGTTGAACTGAGTTCAAACGTTGATCCGAggatgaaccacgtttgtacaactggcccttaaagACTGGTACGCAGATaaaattctcatacaaattatcgataatttgtatgggatccattttagctcgtctaaaatgtttcaataatttgtatgggagctaaaatttagcgcgagctgcgtgccaggcttaaggcttggccacaccggagggtacgcggtagaggtacaggtaacggtacgggtatttgtatggaaaaaattccaaactgacacatcaacgttcgggtgtggaatttttttaatacaaatatcgttgccgctacccgtaccgctaccgcgtaccctccggtgtggccaagcctttaaaggcctttaaaggcttggccacaccggagggtacgcggtagcggtaagggtagcggcaacgatatttgtattaaaaaaattccacacccgaacgttgatgtgtcagtttggaattttttccatacaaatacccgtaccgttacctgtacctctaccgcgtaccctccggtgtggccaagcctaaaggcttgaccacaccaaagggtacatgcggtagcggtacgggtaattgtatgaaaaaaattccacatctgaacgttgatgtgtcagtttggaatttttttcatacaagtacccgtaccgctaccgcatgtacccttcggtgtggccaagcctttaaaggcttggccacactggagggtatgcggtagcggtacgggtagcggtgagggtacttgtatgaaaaaaattcaaaactgacacatcaacgttcaggtgtggaatttttttagtacaaatatcgttaccgctataccgcataccctccggtgtggccaagccttaaaggcttggccacaccggagggtacgcggtagcggtacgggtagcggcaacgatatttgtattaaaaaaattccacacccgaacgttgatgtgtcagtttggaattttttccatacaaatacccgtaccgttacctgtacctctaccgcgtaccctccggtgtggccaagccttaaagcttgtatgggaattttatctccgctaaaatttagcgcgaacagcgtaccaggcttgaaatGGAATCCAAAAAAATCGCAGCGTGTGGAAGGCAGccttctttaatatttttgccATATGAGTACGTGTAAGCGTACCATAACAAAAGAATTCAGCGCCCAATTATCACATCATATGTTTGTCCGCTGAACGCTAAATGTCTCCGGTTCCTTTTAGTTTGGTGTTCTGCGGGACTAGACTTGCAAAATGAAGgtgtgtgaaaaaaataaatattttatacgaaattattgaaatatttttataaataactttaaaaactaTTGTGCAAATGTTTTATATAGTGAATTAAGTAAAATTATTACGATTTAAAGCAGTGATGGCCGAAATATACTCGGATTAAAATTGTCCCCACTGAAATATAGTTGGTGTAAAACTTGTCAATTTCTAATTTCAGCTTAATATTTCATACCCGGCCACGGGATGCCAGAAACTTTTCGAAGTTGTCGATGAACATAAATTGCGTATTTTCTATGAAAAGCGCATGGGAACTCAAGTTGAAGCTGATGTTCTCGGGGATGAATGGGCTGGATACGTTCTCCGTATCTCCGGAGGTAACGACAAACAAGGTTTCCCCATGAAACAAGGAGTCCTTACCCATGGTATGTTTTCAAATTGCACAATTTGACTAGACAATTGAATACAACTAAAGTCGTTGATATTTGTTTACAGGTCGTGTACGTTTGCTCTTGAAGAAGGGACACTCCTGCTACCGTCCTCGCCGTACTGGCGAACGTAAAAGGAAATCAGTCCGTGGATGCATTGTCGATGCCAATATGTCAGTCTTGGCTTTGGTCATTGTCCGCAAGGGAGCTAAAGAAATTCCCGGATTAACCGACACCACCGTTCCACGTCGTTTGGGACCAAAGAGGGCAAGCAAAATCCGCAAGCTCTACAATTTGACCAAGGAAGATGATGTACGTCGCTTTGTGGTCCGTCGTCCATTGCCCGCCAAGGACAACAAGAAAGCAACTTCAAAGGCACCCAAAATTCAACGTTTGGTTACCCCAGTTGTCTTGCAAAGGAAGCGCAGACGTCTAGCCATCAAGAAGAAACGTCAAACAGCATCGAAGGAAGCCGCTGCCGATTACGCCAAATTGTTGGCCCAAAGGAAGAAGGAATCCAAGGTGAAGAGGGATGAAGCCAAGAGGAGGCGTTCAGCATCCATCAGGGAGTCAAAGAGCTCTTTCTCCAGCGAAAAGAAGTAGATTAAAGCATTTTTAccgcttgataaaaaaaaaacaatacaacaatAAACTAAGTTTCCAAATTTAGTAAatcttagtttttttgtttgtatctaaAATCTAAGTGGCACTGATTGTGATAAGTTGGTGGAACTTTTCAATTTCAGAACTTGcacagtttttatttaagagaAATGTAGGAACATACGATGTAGCAGGAGCAAAGGGAGAATTAAATATAACTTGAACCGAAAGGTTTCTACGGCCGGTGTGGTGTGATAAAGGAATGAAATCTTtggattcacgtgaatcgaattgcagaatagggctgttagGCTTACAACCTGTTGATCAAATAAACATTAAACTTAGTACTAGGAAACTACTCGAATATCCGATGTCAAAGGTTATTCTTATCTCATACAAACCATTAGGCGGTTACAGGAAGCGGCATTGGTTGTCTAATTGGTCTACTGTGCTATTTGCCGATCATGGCTAAGTACGTACCGGAGTCGATTATTCAGAAATTGAATAGTGGTTAGCGTACTGGTACTGAGTCTAATAGCCCGATTAGGGCAAGCCTAATTGGTCACAAGATCCTCACAAGGTGTTGTGAAAgtgattttgtgaggtttttgtAATAGAAAGAGGTCTAAGTCACAAGTTATAAGCTTAGTAAGACTGCGAAAATAATTCCTCAAATCAAATTCATAACCGTCCGAGGTTCTTGTGACTTGCGAGACATCAGTGATATTTGCCAAATCGAGGTGTTGCCGACGGTTAAATTTATATACATTGAATTAAAAGATTGATTAAAATTTCCATACCTACCAAACGTGAAAGTTTTTCATAATATGTAAACCAATCGTAGAGTAAATACAGTTAGTATTGGTAGACTCTTAATCAGCCttattctgaatgaaaactcccgaaaaaatatgtttgggcGAAGGGCTCCCAATCGAACAAATTGCCACAATATCGGCCCTAGCGCGGGTTCCGTCGAAGCGGAAATTTGTCCAATTTCATACGAATCCGAGAGTTTTTACCTGTCGGAAGTACACCTCGAAGCGAAATTCTtatgaaatcggagaattttccgCTCCGACGGTTACCTCGCTAGGGCAGTATATGTAGATAAGAAATTTCACTACGCTTTTTGACTAGGCCCTTTTCCTGAACACATTTCCCCGGGAGTTTTTATTCAGAACAGGGCTGAAcgtaaaatataaattcagtaTGGATCTTCTTTCCAGGTAAAATGTTGAATTGTACATCCTTacttttattaactttttccGGTGCAGTGGTATGAAAATCGTACCACGTTGTTTagcattttttcaaactttaatgTGCAATagtaattaattaattacacATTTGTGTCTAAATCTTTCTTCTTGAATACATTGATTTCAACTTACATAAAAATGTGGTATTAATTTAATACCATTACACattaagacttgaaaaaaatgcaaaattggtGGTACGATTTTCATACCCCTGCCCCGGAGAGAGTTAAAACACGAACTTATTCCAACGCCCAGTTTACTCAAATCTAATAACTGAATGCAGATTTTTAACACGGGAGAAAACCAATTCCGTTTATTATTACAAGGAAGAAAAGTCCATTTGAGTCTGCCGGCATGTAAAAGGGTCGTTTTCGAGGTTATAGAAGCATATACAAAATTGTGTGCACAAGTGCAGTGGATGTAGTGCTTGACTGCTAACCTGGAGGTTGTGGGTTCGAACCCTACCTCAGGAAGGTCCCCCAGCTTGGAAGCCAACCGTGGGATTATATGAAataataatcatcttattctcatttcactgtaacaaaaaaaaattctttcctatctttctattccttcaaAGTAGTGCTAGTTCCGTGCATTATGAATTTAAAAGgccttaggtcttacaggcatatatttaaaattattattattattaaagctGCTTCTAAGGAAGATTGCAGTTTTtcctattcaaataacattggataaaACTTAGTCTATGATAAACTGGGGTCTAAAAACGACTATGAATATGCCCCATCATGTTTCAAATTGGTTCAAGTGATTTTAATTGTTGCCTTTTATTCGAGCAATGCAATCGAAAAGTAGCATGCGAATGGAATTCGTTATAAGGCCGATTAACTTATTAAAATGCCTTTAGCATTTCATCAAATCGTTTAAAACCTTTCGccattgtttttgctttttagaaTCAACAGCATTTAACTTTGTAAAGCTGAGGACTCTAGCAAGGTATACGTTGGATCGAAATTAGTCCGATCGGAGTTAGCTTTTCAGAGCACACCTTGACCTTGGTAATTGAAATCGAATAATTGTCCACTCCTACTGATATTGCAAGGGTCGAGTATcaatagccccgttccattggaggtggtagttgtTGTAATTAACATTTACACTTTACGTTTAAAtactttgatttttatattttaactgatCAAGTTTGTCGTTcgtttttcatttgtataaaattataatatttgcCAACAAAATTACATTGAGCAGATCGTCAAAGATTTTGGTTTAGCAGATTCATaattgtgcccatgattatgaaagtgggctaagtcactttttgcattgtttaaagaaaaacttacacaataattttcttataacgatttaactatatttcttttatgaaatcactagaggaacaataaagaagtttatttactgcaatttcgctttcaaattaactttacccgttaaataataattattttaaggctagatttgaggccatttttaggagtgactttcactttcataattaagggcacaattaTCAAATGTTCCTATAGATCCAAATTACGAGAAGCAAGTGGACAAATCCGAAATTTTGATTAACAATTATTCTAAATATCGAAAGCTTATAGGATGTTTACTATATATTAGGGTagagtgattttatttttgtttttttattttcgaattggaATAGTAATAAAAAGTTGCGGTTTTTATAAACGAACAAAACtgtatacttaaaatttttaaataatttcattttgaggTGCCCCAAGCCCTCTGAATGCATAAAAAAGGGactttttgacctttaaattaaatggggaaaaataaagttcaatataaattttcttttaaattcatatttaactgccaatccgaaaataaaaaattaaaataaaattgctcCACCTTACTATATATATCAGTAAATACTCGTCCTAATAGCCCTGTTtcattgggaggtggcaaagtactactagtagtttactagcgattttcaatggaacgcactttgaacgaattcaatacaaatcgtatctactcgggaagaagagcatgagtagatagtactagattaaccaaaacatctattagtagtaaactaccacatccaatggaacagggctgatATATCAGCAAGTGTTTCAATCATGGCGCAAAAGGTCAGTCAACCTATACAAACGGACTGGAACGAGTTAAAACGTATGGTGAGATCAGAGATGGCAGAGTAGATTACGTCAGGTAATCTACTCGgttaactacgcgtagttaatcgaataaactactcgcttgatttgtttcatgtactacctacatttgctacgtgcaataactacataaaaaacgttatatttcaaaaatattaaaaaataaatagctgtgttttcgtgagaatttggtttcgtaaagtaaaaccttttcaaagaaaCCACCCCAAGTCCATCTGGTTTCaaatattctattcaaatttacactatcACAGCTATGTATTTCGATTTGAATAAGACTTTGACAATTTGGTGGTAAAATTGGCATTTCAAACTACATTTTGACGTCTAGCGCTACGTCTGCTACATTTAATTACGTTAACTACATTAAACTACGTTAACTACCTCATTTATGTAGTAGACGTAACAAATGtaggaaatcaaaaaaaatccaatttttgccATCTCTGGGTGAGATACTTAAAAGGAACCTCAAAGTTAAAACTTGCATTAAGTACATACAtatgatgaaaacaaaaacttttatggtTACGCTGATGCAAATTGGGCTGAAGACAGATTAACTCGAAAATCAAATactgaggtgcgttctttttctaacaatagttaactattgttaactatcgttaacttttgacgttcctaaactacaaaatagttacgatttgtaactatttgacaggtgaacatcgttcctaaactcgttttcaagtgtcaaatagttacaaatcgtaactatttccaactcacctccatgatatgagttgaacattcatgagattgttgatgtgtcaaagtgtatgttttgtttacaaaacaaactcaggcccatttgctgaaacgagtcttaaatatttatgtgaaacataaacccttaagttctacattacggtttgcacgaacttcaaattgtgtcataaattcctctaagtttaacataacttagggggaagaaatagtagaacttaagctgttatgttctacctaggcacttttattttatgaaaaaagcaagaatgtcgctcaaaaattgatgtcggtagtacaaaggacatgaattattatcaatttaataaacataaactta
This DNA window, taken from Episyrphus balteatus chromosome 2, idEpiBalt1.1, whole genome shotgun sequence, encodes the following:
- the LOC129911708 gene encoding 40S ribosomal protein S6, whose amino-acid sequence is MKLNISYPATGCQKLFEVVDEHKLRIFYEKRMGTQVEADVLGDEWAGYVLRISGGNDKQGFPMKQGVLTHGRVRLLLKKGHSCYRPRRTGERKRKSVRGCIVDANMSVLALVIVRKGAKEIPGLTDTTVPRRLGPKRASKIRKLYNLTKEDDVRRFVVRRPLPAKDNKKATSKAPKIQRLVTPVVLQRKRRRLAIKKKRQTASKEAAADYAKLLAQRKKESKVKRDEAKRRRSASIRESKSSFSSEKK